The Pseudorasbora parva isolate DD20220531a chromosome 21, ASM2467924v1, whole genome shotgun sequence sequence ACCATATTCAGAGAGAGGGAAAGCCTCACTGCTGTCATCCCACACACATCTTTCCCTGCAATTTACTTGATTTAACTGAATGTTTCATGTAATTACGAAGGTCTGGAGCCACAGTGATGAGTGTGCAATTCTCTCTTCTTCCTCTCACAGTGCATGTTCACCCAGCTGGCAGACCAAAGGAGGAACTGTGGAGTCTGTTTGAAGGTGAGCCACAGCACCGTGTTCAACCATATTGTGTTAAATACACACTAAACACATTCTTTCAGATGCAGCAAATAATCAAACAGAAATGGAAGAAGTGAGTTTTTCTTAATGGGAAAGTTCACTTAATTTATCCTCATGTCTGAAACCTGTCGGACTCTTTTCCATATAACGACAGTGAATGAGTACTAGAGCATTTAAACTccaaaattacaaaataaaaagacaaatgTTTGGTACTTTAGAATAATTATCTGTCATTATAGTGCACCCAAATAAGCATTTAGTTAGTTTAGATTGTATCACCTCACTATTTCAATGGCAATGCATCAATAACGGTGTATGTGTATGACTGATGTGTTGGTTTTAGTTCATTTTTTGTTCAGCACGCACACaccagggtcagaaattaaTGGGGGCAAAAATGCcaccaaaaatgaataaaaatgcttCCAAAAACAaagatatggagcaaaaaaagTTTACTTATAAATTCTtgctttaaatatttatttaattttaattttaatatttataagcAATATCACACGATGACTGTAACAAAAGATAGAATGTGTTTATTAATAGACAATCAAGAGTGAAATATAAGATAACTGTACCATTTTTTTCTTCAGGTGAAattatgtttagtttttttcaatgatttttgCTCTTTATTGCCAGGATATGGATAATCAATATAAAAGGTTACACAGAATGTTGTTATACAGGCACTGCAGTGTCTTTCTGCGCAGTGAATGTAAGTATGCATATATTTGGACTGTACGAAGTGCTTTTCCTCTTGTGTTTCAGATGTGTATCTGTGTGCTGTGCTGGTGTGTTGTGTTGGGCTCTTGTGCATGTGCATGTTCACTATAGCTGTGAGCTGTCAGTATCTGCAGAGGAAGAGACGCTTAAAAGGTAGGATTCTAGCTGTTTTTGATATAAACAATTAATGTGCATGTTAATGATGCTCCTCATCATACAATAATTTGTATTATAGAATAATTGTTGtgctcatttacattttttcataTGCTCCTTATTGTTAGAAAACTATCATTTGGTCAAGAGTCCACAGAACAGGTGAGAAAACATGAAAAGAACTGCAGATGAGTAAagtcaaatgtatttatataattctTATCACAACACAATTTGCTTTATTAGAGCTGGCCCATAATATTGTTTACATTTTGTAAAGATATTGAGATTTGCTATTTGGCATATATCACCCTACATTAGAAAGTGTATGTGGATGAAATTGGACATGCTTATATATTCAACTTTATATATAGAGCTGTGTGATAAGACAGTTTACATTTTGAGACAAAATAAACAATGACACAGCTGATATTtgctacactatattgccaaaagttttgggacgcctgcctttacatacaCATGAACATGatgcttcaactcttctgggaaggatttcctcaaggtttaggagtgtgttcatgagaaatttttgaccattcttctagaagtgcatttgtgagttCAGGGACTGATGTTGGataagaaggcctggctctctgTCTCCGCACTAATtcctaattcatcccaaagctgttctatcgggttaaGCTCAGGATTCATATCAAAAGTTCTCCAAGAAAgaaacagtggagaaccggccacagggtcatgggcggccaaggctcattgatgcacgtggggagcgaaggctggccggtgtggtccgatcaaacagacgagctactggagctcaaatttctcaagaagttaatgctggttctgatagaaaggtgtcagaatacacagcgcTTCAAAGTTTGTTGTGTAAAAACAGGACCTCCTCCACACCAACTCActtatccatgtctttatggactgacgctttgtgcactggagcgcagtcatgttgggtacaggaaggggccgtccccaaactgttcccacaaaggtTGGAGTATGAAattttccaaaatgtcttggtatgctgaagcattgagaGTTCCTTTCaatggaactaaggggccaagcccaaaccctaaaaaacaaccccacaccataatcccccctccacaaaacgttacacttggcacaacactgcaaaaaattattttcttacttagtatttttgtcttgtttctattccaaacatctacaaattcttaagaagaaatatttaatagacaagcaaaagtaattgtcttgtttttggggaaaaaatactcaaaatataagagtttttgtttaaaataaactaaataagcaaaatactcttgaaacaatattttgcttaccccactggcagattattttgcttattttaaacaaaaactctcttaatttttagttatttttccccaaaacaagactataatttttacttgtctagtaaatgtttcctaatttaagaatttttttaaattttgactagaaacgacaaaatactaagtaagaaaagcatttttttgtttttgttgcagtgaatgcagtcaggcaagtcccgttttactccactgcatcccacgctttgcattgctcttggtgatgtaaggcttggatgagctgctcggccatggaaacccattccatgaagctctctacgctgttcttgagctcatctgaaggccagagatgtttggaggtctgtagctgttgactctgcagaaagttggtgacttcttcgcactgtgaccctcagcatgtgctgaccccgctctgtgattttacgtggcctaacacttcgtggctgagttgctgttgttcccaatggcttccactttgttttaatcccactaacagttgagcgtggaatatttagtagtgaggaaatgtcaggaatggacttattgcacaggtgtcagcctatcacggccccacgcttgagttcactgagctcctgagagcgacccattctttcactaatgtgtgtagaagcgtctgcaggtctagagcttgatttatacacctgtggccatgaagagattgaacacctgaactcagtgatttGAAGGGGCGTCCCAAtatttttggcaatatagtgtgtatAGTATATATTACTTCACATGAGTGTAAACTGAaagcgtgtgcatgtgtgtctaGTTCAGGGGAAACGGTCACGAGTGTCGTCAGTCTGTCTCCAGCTCTTCCCAAGAAGGTGAGGAAGTACAAGAAAAATAAAAGTGTTGAGCAGCCAGATGTGCCACCAGAAATCCCGGCTAAAGGTAGAGTAACACTCCCTCTATATATACGGGCATACTGTAAATCTCAGTTTATTAACTACAATATTACATCTCAGCCCCCATTGCAGACAAAATGCGAAAGCCCAAGCTTTTAAAACCTCAACCCAGAAAAGTAGTTTTGGTAAGTTACTTTTATGATATAGAAGTTTGTTATTTGTATTGCAGAAATGCCAgttgttatatttattatgtTATATGCAAGCTACCCTTTTCCCGTCCCAACAGCCTAAAATTGCCGAGGAGAGTCTGACATACGCTGAGCTTGAACTGATGAAGCCACTGCCTGAAGCCAAATCTGCAAACACGGGAACGGTGTATGCTCAGATACTCTTCGAGGACAAGCCTGTGTAGCATTACAATTTCTTGGtagaaaacattatttataataacacaatgttgattgttttttttatcactcttttttttctgatgtttttttccaTGCaaccttaagtgaactgtacatattgtatatacacacattctTTTTCCTATGTTGATGTTTTATCTGTGATTCAAGTTTAATATTTAGTAAATCCAAAATACACAGGAAATTACTGTCATCTGAAAACTGCAAACTGTTAGTAAAAGCCATTTAGTCTCAAGAAAATGGCCTGTTATCATACATGCTTCTAAAATGCACATTATGAAAATTAGTTCCCTTTTCCATAtgttcaaatctttttttaaccaCTGCAGActaaagtgcaaaaaaaaaccGCTACAAATATTACCCATTTAAATTTGATGCAAATTAGACTCATATCTGTTATTATATctgttaatataatttatataggGACATTTGCACAAATAATAGCCACAAAAAATAATCTCAGGAATATTCTGGGTTCAATGCAAATTCATCTCTATACAGAGCTTGTGTCCTGCAGTTGAGCCTTATTATGCTTAacgatttttaatgttttggagTTTGAAAATCTGGGTTTTTTTGGCTGGGTTCCTCTGTTAAAATTCACATTCCTGGGGCTAAATAACACATTATTGGGGTCGCTTCAGCCCACAGACTTGAAAAACAGCCCACAGCaactagggctgtgcgatattgaagaaaaatgcgatatgtgatatcttcttaaataatgcaatattcgATATGTGATgtgatattgcaattagtgtgtaaaatctatttcaattatattaaaagaaattatttaaaaactgagaatgaaccCATTTgcgtttcacattctttctgggaaacgaaagcatcgctacaacttctgaaagtgaccagcttACATGTcaacaatgtactaaaaacTGAAAAGTAATATTAGGCAAAGTAAGTTCAAAAGTAAAGTTATAATAGGATTTTGACAATATTGCGATTAAATTTTACCTCATGAAAACGCAATATACTTTGGTCAAACTAATTTGATTAAGCTCATAATTGATAGTCTCATTAAACGATGTGGCGTATGTTGATTTTAATTGCAATAAACAGGCATTTAAACACCTTAAATCGCATTATTATCATTCTGCAAAACTATCATCAAAACTAGCTGCGCAGTCTGTGCTCCGCATCTTCATCCAGACGGCGTGAAGAACACGACGGCAGCAGGCTAACCCGGCATTATAATGTTCATCACGGtgccaaaaaaaatgtattatgaatTTGATGCGAGTGATTAAAACAGTGGCCGGTAACGTGCCTATCTGAGTGTGGTATAACCGTACTTATTAGCGAATGATTGAAAAATTGcatgtaaactggagtgaagagttCTGCTAATGTCATGTAAACATCTCACTgcaattaaaggacaactctggtaagaaatgaacctaggggtaattaacagatggttacagactAGATCGTTCTCCGTGAttcgttttcatggaaatcgaatgtaaagagttttatctctaaaaagaTAGCTtttaacgcttgtctatggggcaccgggtagtgaaattaaatcgctagttaatactaGTTAATACTAGAACTAGAACGCTAGTTAATgctagaacagcgctcgtggatcgattcgtcgagaatgttttccaagatggcacctgtccgtgaacgcctaatgcactgtctttataaagtatcttcttattaaactgtgtactcttacaaagttctcaatgcttcggtttgcatgtagggaccctcattatgctactgtgttagtctgtggctattttgagccttgttagtggtgttaactagcgatttaattttactaccctgtgtctacccggtgccccatagacaagcgttataagctaatctgtttttagagataaaactctttacatttgattttcatgaaaacgcatcccagaaaatgatctactcagtaaccatctgttaattacccctagggtcatttctcaccggagttgtcctttaagaccTTACTCTGATTATTAGAAATAGTCGCATTATTGTTGCAGATGTAAACGTAATGACTGCTTTCACAATAACGGTATCATTTTCAACCCGTTGTCTAGTTTGCGTTTTTAGGCCTCCAAGACGCGGTTGTCGTGTAAATCAATggccaaaatgcataaaatattcCCTCTTTTTAGTTATAATCTGTCATGTAAACGTCCCCTTACTCAGTATTTTGTTTCTTAGtataaatatctaaacattcttacagAGTACAAGATATATTAACTTCAGAAGGTAAATGATACAAGATAGGCCTATCAAGTGTTGTTTTCTGAAAAAGTGAATTTAAgatcaaaacaaacaaaaaaatctgccaTTGGGGTAGcaaaaacttaattcaaatgACACATTAGTTTATACTTCCTTTgcagatatttttcttattttaaggTTAAACTCAATAAATGTGGTGTGAAGACTGTGCACAAACCTCGCCTACTtagatttgattggccatctgaGCGCTGTTAGACCACATTAGTTTCGTCTGATCAGCCTCAAATTCTGTTCCTGTCAATCATGCAGTAATACTGCATGAGGGAGGGCCGAGCTAacactttctcacacacacacagacacgggGTGAGGCAGCAAGCGTGGAAAGCGCGGCACATGCAACGGCTCAGCAAAAGGTGTATTTCAGAATAATTCGCGGGCCGCACTAACACTAAACTTTGATGTCAAGTAGAGGGCCACAAAATATCATCCCGCGGGCCgcgagtttgagacccctgcttTAATATCTCACATAATTTTGCttttcttgatttaagaatgtctggaaaacaagacaaatgtACAGAGTAaggattttgttgttgttgttttgcagtgtaaataCTTTTCTGATAATGTGAATGAAGACTCAAGATTATTTCTGTGGTAATGGAAAGCAGGCCACAGGAGCTCAACTTGCATTGAACCCAAAGAATTCCTTTAAATCTGTCAAAATGCTCAAGcctgtttgtttttcttttcgtTATTTTAATGGAAGTACGTTTTGGATTTAATAATGGAAAAGCTAATGAAATATCAGGGCGTATCCATATCTGGAACAGACATACAGGCACCACGGATTGACCCCTTCAGTGTCTGACTCTTTAAGAATAAATGACACACAATCTCTCACTCCAAGGGTTTTAGACACTATCACAGACGCTCAATGTAAGAAAGTTCTTTAACTGTGAAATATAAAGGGTCCTACTGAGATCCCACTGCCTTCACCACTAACAAGAACCATCTGTGAATGACGTACAGAGACCCTCCGCTTGTTTTTCTCTTCTGTTGTAAGTGTACTGTAAATTAAAGGTTTTTATGTGAACGAACATGACTGAACCTCTCACTGCTTTTACTGAGTGCATCATCTGCAAATTCTGTATCTAAAGAAAAGAGTTATGCTCAGTTTCCGCGAGGGTTTGTGTGAACTGTGATTTGCGGGATTGCATGAGGCAAAGTTTcacatgtgtttgtgtttaaatgGGAGGTCTCGTTCTGAAGTCAAGAAAGCAGTGTGGAGAGAAATACGAATCTGTAGTCCTTTCATATTAACATTACGGTAAATCAAAAAGATGAAGCATTAAAGTGTCAAGCCGTGATGTTTCATCTTTTACTCTTCCTGTTGACTATTGTAgtcttaaagtgatagttctcccaaaaatgttGACCAGTAACTCACCCTAAAACCTATATGCAATATTTTGCTCAAATATAAATaagatattattatttttaaaaaactttggaccccattgactcaCTGTATGGACCAAAAAATAGACTTTTGTCAGGACTACTATCATCAAATATGATTGACTATTACCATATAGTTTGGATTAGTGGTCCATTCAGcctagcatggataagagcTGTGATAAACCCCCTTAGGGTAAACACGACAGAACCAACataatgtattgcagatataattaattatattaaatgtacaaaataattcaTGAATTTAGATTGAAGGGGAAACAGaataccaaatcctgactggacgagagcaggagctggggatggaggagaaACACGATAGCTGCTGTTGATACTGAAGTCAATTTTATTTGTGCAGCATTTTTCTGAAAATTATGATGTTTATGTTTATAATGTATTAACATCATCATGTCTTATTATAGGCCGTTTCAAcggcaacaacaaaaacaaacgttaTTGCGCATGCACACTTTTATGGCCCAAACATAACTTCCGGTAGACGTCCACAAAGAATCAATAACAACAGAGTCTGCGTTATTTTCCTTACGCATAATCATCTTTCATTTTAATTGTGCAACATTATCTGAATTGTAAATGATTTTATTGTATCAGcaggtttattataaataaataatcccCCATTTCTGTCTAATAGGACCGTTTTCTGCATGTTACACAGCCTATAAAAGCTTGCGCgtctttcaaataataaataccTTTCAATCAAAataacatgtttctttgtttcatcaTATAGGATTAATGTTAGGAAACTTAAACTGATTTActaactacactctaaaaaatgctgggttaaaaacaacccaagttgggttgaaaattcaccgacccaacaattgagttgttttaacccagtggttgagttgttttaacccagtggttgggttaaatgttgcttaagacaacccaattgctgggtaagaacaactcaaccattgggttaaaacaacccaattgttgggtcggtgcattttcaacccaacttgggttgtttttaacccagtattttttagagtgtatgtgagtCTTTCTGAGCTAGTTAATTGTATTGTCTCTttgtacattattttattattttgattagtttttatatttatattgtttttaaaaatgttgtacaGCACAATGTGCATCGACTGTTGTTTtattgtgctatataaataaattaaactaatatactttagattgattgtatataaatacatcACAAAAATCCCGTGATAAAGTGAAAGTTGTTTTGGTGAGTCACACACATTGTTTTTATACTGGTGTCATATTCTCTCTGCTTGTTTATTACATGATATTCGTGATATACGTCAGAAATGTGTTTTTACTGAGTAGTGTGCCATACTAGCCACTAGCCAGAccgataaacaaacacagacccAAAGTTAACTTCGGGCCAGGCGTCTAACCGTGCAATGTGCGTGCTTCCGATGA is a genomic window containing:
- the vstm4b gene encoding V-set and transmembrane domain-containing protein 4 isoform X2; translated protein: MKICAVVTALLTNVFFGNVCSAINVTVTPSPITVAAEGENVTLSCQVSQRRRSASLPVVRWMFQPESGGDELLLARVNLQRAKFYGNYTKSFRKPKMKLTVVKHGKIYNLLIVKVSEQDRGLYSCRVQEFKKHQERWKALINGSASTQLRVHVHPAGRPKEELWSLFEDVYLCAVLVCCVGLLCMCMFTIAVSCQYLQRKRRLKENYHLVKSPQNSSGETVTSVVSLSPALPKKVRKYKKNKSVEQPDVPPEIPAKDKMRKPKLLKPQPRKVVLPKIAEESLTYAELELMKPLPEAKSANTGTVYAQILFEDKPV
- the vstm4b gene encoding V-set and transmembrane domain-containing protein 4 isoform X1 yields the protein MKICAVVTALLTNVFFGNVCSAINVTVTPSPITVAAEGENVTLSCQVSQRRRSASLPVVRWMFQPESGGDELLLARVNLQRAKFYGNYTKSFRKPKMKLTVVKHGKIYNLLIVKVSEQDRGLYSCRVQEFKKHQERWKALINGSASTQLRVHVHPAGRPKEELWSLFEDVYLCAVLVCCVGLLCMCMFTIAVSCQYLQRKRRLKENYHLVKSPQNSSGETVTSVVSLSPALPKKVRKYKKNKSVEQPDVPPEIPAKAPIADKMRKPKLLKPQPRKVVLPKIAEESLTYAELELMKPLPEAKSANTGTVYAQILFEDKPV